From Ailuropoda melanoleuca isolate Jingjing chromosome 8, ASM200744v2, whole genome shotgun sequence, a single genomic window includes:
- the DENND4B gene encoding DENN domain-containing protein 4B isoform X3 produces MAADAVSEGGAMAEERPPRLVDYFVIAGLAGNGAPIPEETWVPEPSGTLRPPRPAEPITDVAVIARALGEEVPQGYTCIQASAGGHPLELSAGLLGGTQPVICYRRGRDKPPLVELGVLYEGKERPKPGFQVLDTTPYSHSANLAPPGPGHPRTYLTYRRAAEGAGLHALGITDLCLVLPSKGEGTPHTYCRLPRNLNPGMWGPAVHLCYKVGLAKANTLVYEAELLGRYPEEDNEAFPLPESVPVFCLPMGATVECWPAQTKYPVPVFSTFVLTGAAGDKVYGAALQFYEAFPRARLSERQARALGLLSAVERGRALGGRAVRSRRAIAVLSRWPAFPAFRAFLTFLYRYSVSGPHRLPLEAHISHFIHNVPFPSPQRPRILVQMSPYDNLLLCQPVSSPLPLSGASFLQLLQSLGPELAVTLLLAVLTEHKVLVHSLRPDLLTSVCEALVSMIFPLHWQCPYIPLCPLVLADVLSAPVPFIVGIHSSYFDLHDPPADVICVDLDTNTLFQTEDKKSLSPRTLPRRPYKVLLATLTELYQQLDQTYTGPEEEASLEFLLTDYEAVCGRRARLEREVQGAFLRFMACLLKGYRDFLRPLTQAPSEGARDVDNLFFLQGFLKSRERSSHKLYCQLLRTQMFSQFIEECSFGSARHAALEFFDSCVDKVHPEQEKPEPTPLVELEELSGSELTVFITPPEEPPAPEGSESTPQYCASFCPSSYDGFPELRAELFESPREQPGALPVPGPSRSAPSSPAPRRTKQETKVAQRMAQKSAAVPELWARCLLGHCYGLWFLCLPSYVRSAPSRVQALHTAYHVLRQMESRKVVLPDEVCYRVLMQLCSHYGQPVLSVRVMLEMRRAGIVPNTITYGYYNKAVLESKWLSGTPGGRLRWAKLRNVVLGAAQFRQPLRERRQRQAAAQEADGAQTEPRLECHSPTRPLQRQTTWAGRSFRDPASPTGRLVKSGSLGSACGAQPTVEAGVAHMIEALGVLEPRGSPVPWRDGSLSDLSLTGEEPAPGGSPEDSGSALSAQSTETLEELSARAPKPGGRQEEASTPRRGLGARLQQLLTPSRRSPASRAPPPELPPDLPPPARRSPMDSLLRPRERPGSTASEVSSASLGSEWDLSESSVSSLSLRHSSERLSDTPGSLQPPSLEVLLSSCSLCRACDSLVYDEEIMAGWAPDDSNLNTVCPFCACPFVPLLSVQTLDSRPSAPSPKPAPAGASHSKAAPTPGGPGPVLSDRRLCLALDEPQLCNGHTGAASRRVEGGAWAYLSPLVLRKELESLVENEGSEVLALPELPAAHPIIFWNLLWYFQRLRLPSILPCLVLASCDGPPPPQAPAPWLTPDPASVQVRLLWDVLTPDPGSCPPLYVLWRGHSQIPQRVVWPGPIPAPLSLELLEAVLRHVGLNEVHKAVGLLLETLGPPPTGLHLQRGIYREILFLTMAALGKDHVDIAAFDKKYKSAFNKLAGSMGKEELRQRRAQMPTPKAIDCRKCFGAPLEC; encoded by the exons ATGGCGGCAG ATGCAGTGAGTGAGGGGGGGGCCATGGCGGAGGAGCGGCCCCCCCGGCTGGTGGATTACTTCGTGATAGCTGGGCTTGCAGGGAACGGAGCACCCATCCCCGAGGAGACGTGGGTTCCCGAACCCAGTGGTACCCTGCGCCCTCCCCGGCCAGCCGAGCCCATCACAGACGTGGCAGTCATTGCTAGGGCACTGGGCGAGGAGGTGCCCCAGGGCTACACGTGCATCCAGGCCTCCGCCGGGGGCCACCCCTTGGAACTCAgtgctgggctcctgggtggaACTCAGCCTGTCATCTGCTACCGCCGGGGCCGTGACAAGCCCCCCCTGGTTGAGCTGGG GGTCCTGTACGAGGGGAAGGAACGACCCAAGCCTGGCTTCCAAGTGCTGGACACGACGCCCTACAGCCACTCGGCCAACCTGGCccctccaggccctgggcacCCCCGCACCTACCTCACTTACCGGCGGGcggcagagggggcagggctgcACGCCCTGGGCATCACCGACCTCTGCCTGGTGCTGCCCAGCAAGGGCGAGGGCACGCCACATACTTACTGCCGCCTGCCCCGCAACCTCAACCCTGGCATG TGGGGTCCAGCGGTGCACCTGTGCTACAAGGTGGGCCTGGCTAAGGCCAACACACTGGTGTACGAGGCAG AGCTGCTGGGCCGCTACCCAGAGGAAGACAATGAGGCGTTCCCACTGCCCGAGTCCGTGCCTGTCTTCTGCCTGCCCATGGGAGCCACTGTTGAGTGCTGGCCCGCCCAGACCAAGTACCCCGTGCCCGTCTTTTCCACCTTTGTGCTCACGGGTGCAGCTGGCGACAAG GTGTATGGTGCTGCCCTGCAGTTCTACGAGGCATTCCCGAGGGCCAGGCTGTCAGAGCGGCAAGCACGGGCCCTGGGCCTCTTGAGTGCTGTGGAGCGGGGCCGGGCGCTGGGGGGCCGGGCTGTGCGCAGCCGGCGTGCCATTGCCGTGCTGTCGCGCTGGCCGGCCTTCCCTGCCTTCCGGGCCTTCCTCACGTTCCTCTACCGCTACTCCGTCTCAGGCCCCCACCGCCTGCCCTTGGAAGC GCACATCTCCCACTTCATTCACAAcgtccccttcccttccccacagaGACCCCGCATCCTGGTGCAG atgTCTCCCTATGACAACCTGCTCCTGTGCCAGCCTGtatcctcacccctgcccctcag CGGTGCCAGCTTCCTGCAGCTGCTGCAGAGCCTAGGCCCCGAGCTGGCCGTCACGCTGCTGCTGGCTGTGCTCACAGAGCACAAGGTCCTCGTGCACTCACTGCGGCCGGACCTGCTCACCAGCGTCTGTGAGGCCCTCGTCTCC ATGATCTTCCCACTGCACTGGCAGTGCCCCTACATCCCGCTCTGCCCGCTGGTGCTGGCGGACGTGCTGAGCGCCCCCGTGCCCTTCATCGTGGGGATCCACTCCAGCTACTTCGATCTGCACGACCCGCCGGCCGACGTCATCTGCGTTGATCTGGACACCAACACGCTCTTCCA GACCGAGGACAAGAAGTCCCTCTCCCCTCGGACCCTGCCCCGCAGACCCTACAAGGTTCTGCTGGCCACCCTCACAGAGTTGTACCAGCAGCTGGATCAGA CATACACCGGGCCCGAGGAGGAGGCGTCCCTGGAGTTCCTGCTGACAGACTACGAGGCTGTGTGTGGCCGACGGGCCCGGCTGGAGCGTGAGGTCCAGGGAGCCTTTCTCCGCTTCATGGCCTGTCTGCTCAAGGGTTACCGGGACTTCCTGCGTCCGCTCACCCAGGCCCCCTCAGAGGGGGCTCGAGATGTCGACAACCTCTTCTTCTTGCAGG GCTTCCTCAAATCCCGGGAGCGCTCCAGCCACAAGCTGTACTGCCAGCTGCTGCGCACGCAGATGTTCTCGCAGTTCATTGAGGAGTGCTCCTTTGGCTCCGCTCGGCACGCCGCCCTCGAGTTCTTCGACTCTTGCGTGGACAAG GTCCACCCGGAGCAGGAGAAGCCGGAGCCCACCCCCTTGGTGGAGTTGGAGGAGCTGTCGGGGAGTGAGCTCACTGTCTTTATCACACCCCCCGAGGAGCCTCCAGCGCCAGAGGGCAGTGAATCCACCCCCCAGTACTG tgcctctttctgcccctccagctACGATGGGTTCCCAGAGCTGCGGGCTGAGCTGTTTGAGTCCCCGCGGGAGCAGCCCGGCGCGCTGCCTGTGCCAGGCCCGTCCCGTAGtgcccccagcagccctgcccctcGCCGCACCAAACAG GAGACGAAGGTAGCCCAGCGGATGGCGCAGAAGTCGGCAGCGGTGCCCGAGCTGTGGGCTCGGTGCCTGCTGGGGCACTGCTACGGGCTGTGGTTCCTATGTCTGCCCTCCTACGTGCGGTCGGCGCCCTCCCGCGTGCAGGCGCTGCACACGGCCTACCACGTGCTGCGCCAGATGGAGAGCCGCAAGGTGGTGCTGCCCGATGAG GTGTGTTACCGGGTGCTGATGCAGCTGTGCTCCCACTACGGGCAGCCCGTGCTGTCTGTGCGGGTCATGCTGGAGATGAGGCGGGCGGGCATCGTGCCCAACACCATCACTTACGGCTATTACAACAAG GCCGTGCTGGAAAGCAAGTGGCTGTCTGGTACACCGGGTGGGCGCCTGCGCTGGGCCAAGCTCCGGAACGTTGTCCTGGGGGCTGCTCAGTTCCGCCAGCCCTTGAGAGAAAGGAGGCAGCGGCAGGCAGCTGCGCAAGAGGCGGACGGCGCCCAGACAG AGCCCCGTCTGGAATGTCACTCCCCCACCCGCCCACTTCAGCGCCAGACTACCTGGGCTGGTCGAAGCTTTCGGGACCCAGCTTCACCCACGGGGCGCCTGGTGAAAAGCGGCAGTCTGGGCAGTGCCTGCGGGGCACAGCCCACGGTGGAGGCTGGCGTGGCCCACA TGATAGAGGCCCTGGGGGTACTGGAGCCCCGCGGGTCCCCTGTGCCCTGGCGCGACGGAAGCCTCTCAGACCTGAGCCTGACCGGCGAGGAGCCGGCACCTGGAGGCAGCCCAGAGGACTCGGGCTCAGCCCTGAGTGCCCAGTCCACTGAAACCCTGGAGGAGCTGAGCGCGCGGGCGCCCAAGCCTGGCGGGCGTCAGGAAGAGGCCAGCACCCCCAGACGAGGGCTGGGTGCCCGCCTGCAACAACTACTCACTCCTTCCCGCCGCTCCCCTGCCTCTCGTGCTCCCCCACCCGAGCTGCCCCCtgacctgcctcccccagcccgcCGCAGCCCAATGGACAGCCTCCTGCGCCCCCGGGAGCGTCCTGGATCCACTGCCTCCGAGGTA AGCTCAGCCTCTCTGGGCAGTGAGTGGGACCTCTCAGAGTCTTCCGTCAGCAGCCTGAGCCTCCGCCATTCCTCAGAGCGCCTCAGCGACACCCCCGGATCCCTGCAGCCACCTTCCCTGGAA GTCCTGCTGTCCAGCTGCTCCTTGTGCCGTGCCTGTGACTCGCTGGTGTACGATGAGGAGATCATGGCTGGCTGGGCACCTGATGACTCCAACCTCAACACAGTCTGCCCCTTCTGCGCATGCCCCTTTGTGCCCCTGCTCAGCGTCCAGACCCTTGATTCCCGACCCAG CGCCCCCAGCCCCAAGCCTGCCCCTGCTGGTGCCAGTCACAGCAAAGCTGCTCCCACCCCTGGGggcccaggccctgtgctcagtgaTCGCAGGCTCTGCCTTGCCCTGGATGAGCCCCAGCTCTGCAACGGGCACACGGGG GCTGCCTCCCGCCGGGTcgagggtggggcctgggcataCCTGAGCCCCCTGGTGCTGCGTAAGGAGCTGGAGTCGCTGGTGGAAAACGAGGGCAGCGAGGTGCTGGCATTGCCTGAGCTGCCTGCGGCCCACCCCATCATCTTCTGGAATCTTCTGTGGTATTTCCAGAGGCTGCGCCTGCCCAGTATTCTGCCATGCCTGGTGCTGGCCTCCTGTGATgggcccccgcccccccag GCCCCAGCTCCTTGGCTGACGCCAGATCCAGCGTCTGTGCAGGTGCGGCTGCTGTGGGACGTCCTGACCCCTGATCCCGGTAGCTGCCCGCCGCTCTATGTGCTCTGGAGGGGCCACA GCCAGATCCCGCAACGGGTGGTATGGCCAGGCCCCATACCCGCGCCCCTCAGCCTGGAGCTCCTGGAGGCAGTGTTGCGCCACGTGGGTCTCAACGAGGTGCACAAGGCGGTCGGGCTCCTACTGGAGACTCTAGGGCCGCCTCCCACTGGTCTGCACTTGCAGAG GGGCATCTACCGTGAGATCTTATTCCTGACAATGGCTGCTCTGGGCAAGGACCACGTGGACATAG CGGCCTTCGATAAGAAGTACAAGTCCGCCTTTAACAAGCTGGCCGGCAGCATGGGCAAGGAGGAGCTGAGGCAGCGACGGGCACAGATGCCCACCCCAAAGGCCATTGATTGCCGGAAATGTTTTGGAGCACCTCTGGAATGCTAG
- the DENND4B gene encoding DENN domain-containing protein 4B isoform X2, with protein MAADAVSEGGAMAEERPPRLVDYFVIAGLAGNGAPIPEETWVPEPSGTLRPPRPAEPITDVAVIARALGEEVPQGYTCIQASAGGHPLELSAGLLGGTQPVICYRRGRDKPPLVELGVLYEGKERPKPGFQVLDTTPYSHSANLAPPGPGHPRTYLTYRRAAEGAGLHALGITDLCLVLPSKGEGTPHTYCRLPRNLNPGMWGPAVHLCYKVGLAKANTLVYEAELLGRYPEEDNEAFPLPESVPVFCLPMGATVECWPAQTKYPVPVFSTFVLTGAAGDKVYGAALQFYEAFPRARLSERQARALGLLSAVERGRALGGRAVRSRRAIAVLSRWPAFPAFRAFLTFLYRYSVSGPHRLPLEAHISHFIHNVPFPSPQRPRILVQMSPYDNLLLCQPVSSPLPLSGASFLQLLQSLGPELAVTLLLAVLTEHKVLVHSLRPDLLTSVCEALVSMIFPLHWQCPYIPLCPLVLADVLSAPVPFIVGIHSSYFDLHDPPADVICVDLDTNTLFQTEDKKSLSPRTLPRRPYKVLLATLTELYQQLDQTYTGPEEEASLEFLLTDYEAVCGRRARLEREVQGAFLRFMACLLKGYRDFLRPLTQAPSEGARDVDNLFFLQGFLKSRERSSHKLYCQLLRTQMFSQFIEECSFGSARHAALEFFDSCVDKVHPEQEKPEPTPLVELEELSGSELTVFITPPEEPPAPEGSESTPQYCASFCPSSYDGFPELRAELFESPREQPGALPVPGPSRSAPSSPAPRRTKQETKVAQRMAQKSAAVPELWARCLLGHCYGLWFLCLPSYVRSAPSRVQALHTAYHVLRQMESRKVVLPDEVCYRVLMQLCSHYGQPVLSVRVMLEMRRAGIVPNTITYGYYNKAVLESKWLSGTPGGRLRWAKLRNVVLGAAQFRQPLRERRQRQAAAQEADGAQTEPRLECHSPTRPLQRQTTWAGRSFRDPASPTGRLVKSGSLGSACGAQPTVEAGVAHMIEALGVLEPRGSPVPWRDGSLSDLSLTGEEPAPGGSPEDSGSALSAQSTETLEELSARAPKPGGRQEEASTPRRGLGARLQQLLTPSRRSPASRAPPPELPPDLPPPARRSPMDSLLRPRERPGSTASESSASLGSEWDLSESSVSSLSLRHSSERLSDTPGSLQPPSLEVLLSSCSLCRACDSLVYDEEIMAGWAPDDSNLNTVCPFCACPFVPLLSVQTLDSRPSAPSPKPAPAGASHSKAAPTPGGPGPVLSDRRLCLALDEPQLCNGHTGAASRRVEGGAWAYLSPLVLRKELESLVENEGSEVLALPELPAAHPIIFWNLLWYFQRLRLPSILPCLVLASCDGPPPPQQAPAPWLTPDPASVQVRLLWDVLTPDPGSCPPLYVLWRGHSQIPQRVVWPGPIPAPLSLELLEAVLRHVGLNEVHKAVGLLLETLGPPPTGLHLQRGIYREILFLTMAALGKDHVDIAAFDKKYKSAFNKLAGSMGKEELRQRRAQMPTPKAIDCRKCFGAPLEC; from the exons ATGGCGGCAG ATGCAGTGAGTGAGGGGGGGGCCATGGCGGAGGAGCGGCCCCCCCGGCTGGTGGATTACTTCGTGATAGCTGGGCTTGCAGGGAACGGAGCACCCATCCCCGAGGAGACGTGGGTTCCCGAACCCAGTGGTACCCTGCGCCCTCCCCGGCCAGCCGAGCCCATCACAGACGTGGCAGTCATTGCTAGGGCACTGGGCGAGGAGGTGCCCCAGGGCTACACGTGCATCCAGGCCTCCGCCGGGGGCCACCCCTTGGAACTCAgtgctgggctcctgggtggaACTCAGCCTGTCATCTGCTACCGCCGGGGCCGTGACAAGCCCCCCCTGGTTGAGCTGGG GGTCCTGTACGAGGGGAAGGAACGACCCAAGCCTGGCTTCCAAGTGCTGGACACGACGCCCTACAGCCACTCGGCCAACCTGGCccctccaggccctgggcacCCCCGCACCTACCTCACTTACCGGCGGGcggcagagggggcagggctgcACGCCCTGGGCATCACCGACCTCTGCCTGGTGCTGCCCAGCAAGGGCGAGGGCACGCCACATACTTACTGCCGCCTGCCCCGCAACCTCAACCCTGGCATG TGGGGTCCAGCGGTGCACCTGTGCTACAAGGTGGGCCTGGCTAAGGCCAACACACTGGTGTACGAGGCAG AGCTGCTGGGCCGCTACCCAGAGGAAGACAATGAGGCGTTCCCACTGCCCGAGTCCGTGCCTGTCTTCTGCCTGCCCATGGGAGCCACTGTTGAGTGCTGGCCCGCCCAGACCAAGTACCCCGTGCCCGTCTTTTCCACCTTTGTGCTCACGGGTGCAGCTGGCGACAAG GTGTATGGTGCTGCCCTGCAGTTCTACGAGGCATTCCCGAGGGCCAGGCTGTCAGAGCGGCAAGCACGGGCCCTGGGCCTCTTGAGTGCTGTGGAGCGGGGCCGGGCGCTGGGGGGCCGGGCTGTGCGCAGCCGGCGTGCCATTGCCGTGCTGTCGCGCTGGCCGGCCTTCCCTGCCTTCCGGGCCTTCCTCACGTTCCTCTACCGCTACTCCGTCTCAGGCCCCCACCGCCTGCCCTTGGAAGC GCACATCTCCCACTTCATTCACAAcgtccccttcccttccccacagaGACCCCGCATCCTGGTGCAG atgTCTCCCTATGACAACCTGCTCCTGTGCCAGCCTGtatcctcacccctgcccctcag CGGTGCCAGCTTCCTGCAGCTGCTGCAGAGCCTAGGCCCCGAGCTGGCCGTCACGCTGCTGCTGGCTGTGCTCACAGAGCACAAGGTCCTCGTGCACTCACTGCGGCCGGACCTGCTCACCAGCGTCTGTGAGGCCCTCGTCTCC ATGATCTTCCCACTGCACTGGCAGTGCCCCTACATCCCGCTCTGCCCGCTGGTGCTGGCGGACGTGCTGAGCGCCCCCGTGCCCTTCATCGTGGGGATCCACTCCAGCTACTTCGATCTGCACGACCCGCCGGCCGACGTCATCTGCGTTGATCTGGACACCAACACGCTCTTCCA GACCGAGGACAAGAAGTCCCTCTCCCCTCGGACCCTGCCCCGCAGACCCTACAAGGTTCTGCTGGCCACCCTCACAGAGTTGTACCAGCAGCTGGATCAGA CATACACCGGGCCCGAGGAGGAGGCGTCCCTGGAGTTCCTGCTGACAGACTACGAGGCTGTGTGTGGCCGACGGGCCCGGCTGGAGCGTGAGGTCCAGGGAGCCTTTCTCCGCTTCATGGCCTGTCTGCTCAAGGGTTACCGGGACTTCCTGCGTCCGCTCACCCAGGCCCCCTCAGAGGGGGCTCGAGATGTCGACAACCTCTTCTTCTTGCAGG GCTTCCTCAAATCCCGGGAGCGCTCCAGCCACAAGCTGTACTGCCAGCTGCTGCGCACGCAGATGTTCTCGCAGTTCATTGAGGAGTGCTCCTTTGGCTCCGCTCGGCACGCCGCCCTCGAGTTCTTCGACTCTTGCGTGGACAAG GTCCACCCGGAGCAGGAGAAGCCGGAGCCCACCCCCTTGGTGGAGTTGGAGGAGCTGTCGGGGAGTGAGCTCACTGTCTTTATCACACCCCCCGAGGAGCCTCCAGCGCCAGAGGGCAGTGAATCCACCCCCCAGTACTG tgcctctttctgcccctccagctACGATGGGTTCCCAGAGCTGCGGGCTGAGCTGTTTGAGTCCCCGCGGGAGCAGCCCGGCGCGCTGCCTGTGCCAGGCCCGTCCCGTAGtgcccccagcagccctgcccctcGCCGCACCAAACAG GAGACGAAGGTAGCCCAGCGGATGGCGCAGAAGTCGGCAGCGGTGCCCGAGCTGTGGGCTCGGTGCCTGCTGGGGCACTGCTACGGGCTGTGGTTCCTATGTCTGCCCTCCTACGTGCGGTCGGCGCCCTCCCGCGTGCAGGCGCTGCACACGGCCTACCACGTGCTGCGCCAGATGGAGAGCCGCAAGGTGGTGCTGCCCGATGAG GTGTGTTACCGGGTGCTGATGCAGCTGTGCTCCCACTACGGGCAGCCCGTGCTGTCTGTGCGGGTCATGCTGGAGATGAGGCGGGCGGGCATCGTGCCCAACACCATCACTTACGGCTATTACAACAAG GCCGTGCTGGAAAGCAAGTGGCTGTCTGGTACACCGGGTGGGCGCCTGCGCTGGGCCAAGCTCCGGAACGTTGTCCTGGGGGCTGCTCAGTTCCGCCAGCCCTTGAGAGAAAGGAGGCAGCGGCAGGCAGCTGCGCAAGAGGCGGACGGCGCCCAGACAG AGCCCCGTCTGGAATGTCACTCCCCCACCCGCCCACTTCAGCGCCAGACTACCTGGGCTGGTCGAAGCTTTCGGGACCCAGCTTCACCCACGGGGCGCCTGGTGAAAAGCGGCAGTCTGGGCAGTGCCTGCGGGGCACAGCCCACGGTGGAGGCTGGCGTGGCCCACA TGATAGAGGCCCTGGGGGTACTGGAGCCCCGCGGGTCCCCTGTGCCCTGGCGCGACGGAAGCCTCTCAGACCTGAGCCTGACCGGCGAGGAGCCGGCACCTGGAGGCAGCCCAGAGGACTCGGGCTCAGCCCTGAGTGCCCAGTCCACTGAAACCCTGGAGGAGCTGAGCGCGCGGGCGCCCAAGCCTGGCGGGCGTCAGGAAGAGGCCAGCACCCCCAGACGAGGGCTGGGTGCCCGCCTGCAACAACTACTCACTCCTTCCCGCCGCTCCCCTGCCTCTCGTGCTCCCCCACCCGAGCTGCCCCCtgacctgcctcccccagcccgcCGCAGCCCAATGGACAGCCTCCTGCGCCCCCGGGAGCGTCCTGGATCCACTGCCTCCGAG AGCTCAGCCTCTCTGGGCAGTGAGTGGGACCTCTCAGAGTCTTCCGTCAGCAGCCTGAGCCTCCGCCATTCCTCAGAGCGCCTCAGCGACACCCCCGGATCCCTGCAGCCACCTTCCCTGGAA GTCCTGCTGTCCAGCTGCTCCTTGTGCCGTGCCTGTGACTCGCTGGTGTACGATGAGGAGATCATGGCTGGCTGGGCACCTGATGACTCCAACCTCAACACAGTCTGCCCCTTCTGCGCATGCCCCTTTGTGCCCCTGCTCAGCGTCCAGACCCTTGATTCCCGACCCAG CGCCCCCAGCCCCAAGCCTGCCCCTGCTGGTGCCAGTCACAGCAAAGCTGCTCCCACCCCTGGGggcccaggccctgtgctcagtgaTCGCAGGCTCTGCCTTGCCCTGGATGAGCCCCAGCTCTGCAACGGGCACACGGGG GCTGCCTCCCGCCGGGTcgagggtggggcctgggcataCCTGAGCCCCCTGGTGCTGCGTAAGGAGCTGGAGTCGCTGGTGGAAAACGAGGGCAGCGAGGTGCTGGCATTGCCTGAGCTGCCTGCGGCCCACCCCATCATCTTCTGGAATCTTCTGTGGTATTTCCAGAGGCTGCGCCTGCCCAGTATTCTGCCATGCCTGGTGCTGGCCTCCTGTGATgggcccccgcccccccag CAGGCCCCAGCTCCTTGGCTGACGCCAGATCCAGCGTCTGTGCAGGTGCGGCTGCTGTGGGACGTCCTGACCCCTGATCCCGGTAGCTGCCCGCCGCTCTATGTGCTCTGGAGGGGCCACA GCCAGATCCCGCAACGGGTGGTATGGCCAGGCCCCATACCCGCGCCCCTCAGCCTGGAGCTCCTGGAGGCAGTGTTGCGCCACGTGGGTCTCAACGAGGTGCACAAGGCGGTCGGGCTCCTACTGGAGACTCTAGGGCCGCCTCCCACTGGTCTGCACTTGCAGAG GGGCATCTACCGTGAGATCTTATTCCTGACAATGGCTGCTCTGGGCAAGGACCACGTGGACATAG CGGCCTTCGATAAGAAGTACAAGTCCGCCTTTAACAAGCTGGCCGGCAGCATGGGCAAGGAGGAGCTGAGGCAGCGACGGGCACAGATGCCCACCCCAAAGGCCATTGATTGCCGGAAATGTTTTGGAGCACCTCTGGAATGCTAG